In the Fibrobacter sp. UWP2 genome, one interval contains:
- a CDS encoding M48 family metallopeptidase: MKLRKTLLVCTAIALMASFIGCNLFNPTESVDIASNDANALTYEGYIKFRNNEYTEAANYFGQAIVADPSHSEAWFGLAKTKMNQQDLNIFELLKYVNVAQKTKFPLADMDDATAYKYKVGIDTVVSYLKMFIYKDTTGQLDGVITYATISNSFMILQLMQTMLSMRNTTKNMPACVNGSAEGCDLGAILNAMKGNVSETLDALEDVFKTCEENPSTMASIGDQYLAGFDYLKGEAQELAVESMCGALAETISNTGDGYSQEKALNTVISQLGYSDFFDEDGDGCHDEEIYDGQDNDGDGEIDEDLRDKTNQIKYDYEYAARLTAANTMQGKKSISNMLIVASAAPSPKYEQVDIDMNLIAGEEDEWRFIYDSYEKRAQNADHRFKFAQKLVFNPAGYPLEEYLSFKSLVAMDNTGDQYDLNFRKTYIGGCWVNYNEEMFKAWTDLARSKK; encoded by the coding sequence ATGAAACTGAGAAAAACGTTATTGGTGTGCACCGCAATAGCCCTCATGGCAAGCTTTATCGGTTGCAACCTGTTCAACCCGACCGAAAGCGTCGACATTGCCTCCAACGATGCCAACGCCCTCACCTACGAAGGCTACATCAAGTTCCGCAACAACGAGTACACCGAGGCTGCCAACTACTTTGGCCAAGCCATTGTGGCGGACCCAAGCCACTCCGAGGCGTGGTTCGGCCTTGCCAAGACCAAAATGAACCAGCAGGACTTGAACATCTTTGAACTTTTGAAGTACGTGAACGTCGCCCAAAAGACCAAGTTCCCCCTAGCCGATATGGACGACGCTACCGCTTACAAGTATAAAGTCGGCATCGACACCGTGGTCAGCTACCTTAAGATGTTCATCTACAAGGACACCACAGGCCAGCTGGACGGCGTCATCACCTACGCCACCATCTCGAACAGTTTTATGATTCTGCAGCTCATGCAGACCATGCTCTCCATGCGCAATACAACCAAAAACATGCCCGCCTGCGTGAACGGGAGCGCCGAAGGCTGCGATCTCGGTGCCATTCTCAACGCCATGAAGGGGAACGTGAGCGAAACACTTGATGCGCTAGAAGACGTGTTCAAGACCTGTGAAGAAAACCCGTCCACTATGGCCTCCATTGGCGACCAGTACCTAGCCGGATTTGATTACCTGAAAGGCGAAGCCCAGGAGCTCGCCGTAGAAAGCATGTGCGGAGCGCTTGCCGAAACCATTTCCAATACAGGAGACGGCTACTCGCAAGAAAAGGCGCTAAATACGGTCATTTCCCAACTTGGCTACAGCGACTTCTTTGACGAGGACGGCGATGGTTGCCATGACGAAGAAATCTACGACGGTCAGGACAATGACGGTGACGGAGAAATTGACGAAGACCTCCGCGACAAGACAAACCAAATCAAGTACGACTACGAGTACGCCGCACGCTTGACCGCAGCCAACACAATGCAAGGCAAAAAGAGCATCTCGAATATGCTGATTGTTGCATCCGCCGCCCCCAGTCCCAAGTACGAACAGGTAGACATCGACATGAACCTGATTGCCGGCGAAGAAGACGAATGGCGTTTCATTTACGATTCCTATGAAAAACGCGCTCAAAACGCCGACCACCGGTTTAAATTTGCACAGAAACTGGTATTCAACCCCGCAGGATATCCACTCGAAGAATACCTTAGCTTCAAGAGTCTTGTCGCCATGGACAACACCGGGGATCAATACGACCTCAATTTCCGCAAGACTTACATTGGCGGTTGCTGGGTCAACTACAACGAAGAAATGTTCAAAGCTTGGACGGATCTTGCAAGGAGTAAAAAATAA
- a CDS encoding YkgJ family cysteine cluster protein, which produces MELYRDYFPTRAYKLAEMKMAVLLGAERDRLDRIAQSLRREYAVGEDNLREQLPEILKFAKAYHDAYAQYLKAVLPQQPRPIQCRPACGNCCHHYPMSVEPFELIYLYCELRKRDDLIDVMDACQMRANLFDSLFEKRLETEASEDEAEDKALHDYFAAWRPCPFSNKAGDCMVYPFRPVSCRMYFSETDPKYCTPESLQTEKNDSYIVYLPDNIEEAIYGISEHYAGLHLSESYFGGLLSVNAFEGVLG; this is translated from the coding sequence ATGGAACTTTACCGCGATTATTTCCCCACCAGGGCATATAAATTGGCCGAAATGAAGATGGCCGTTTTGTTGGGTGCCGAACGGGACCGCCTGGACCGGATTGCTCAATCCCTGCGCAGGGAATATGCCGTGGGTGAGGACAACCTGCGGGAGCAGTTGCCCGAAATTTTAAAGTTCGCCAAGGCGTACCATGACGCCTATGCCCAATATTTGAAGGCGGTATTGCCTCAGCAACCTCGCCCCATCCAGTGCCGGCCGGCTTGCGGCAACTGCTGCCACCATTACCCCATGTCGGTGGAGCCGTTTGAACTGATATACCTGTATTGCGAACTTCGCAAGCGCGACGACTTGATCGATGTGATGGACGCGTGCCAAATGCGGGCGAATCTGTTTGATAGTTTGTTTGAAAAGAGGCTGGAGACCGAGGCTTCCGAAGACGAGGCAGAAGACAAGGCTCTTCACGATTATTTTGCGGCATGGCGCCCGTGCCCGTTCTCGAACAAGGCGGGGGATTGCATGGTCTATCCGTTCCGTCCGGTCTCGTGCCGCATGTACTTTAGCGAGACGGACCCCAAGTACTGCACGCCCGAGAGCCTGCAGACCGAGAAAAACGACAGTTACATAGTGTATTTGCCCGACAATATCGAGGAAGCCATTTATGGCATCTCGGAGCACTATGCCGGGCTTCACCTCTCGGAGAGCTATTTTGGCGGTCTTTTGTCGGTGAACGCTTTTGAAGGGGTCCTTGGCTAA
- a CDS encoding SprT-like domain-containing protein: MAGDQMDMFGQLDLFGNYPEQPKVPAVQAASPDCSANGLVNFKYNPLLKKSIRCKGGVLFGHPEVMLPAYMRDPEFTAARELAAEWAEHAVRRKTQKNKAIIKDLVTRFWTVVDQVLVDRGEKPLESRNRIPPIRPKGKYHDLNDILAAVNDTYFDGSLNCRITWSNRVGGLSYHTTRKDPLTGEDFHLISISKGYDAANCPKYAVAGVVYHECLHIVIPVEMRNGRRVVHGRVFRQRERRYIFYDEWTKWHKDVLPRNIRALLKHKEL; encoded by the coding sequence ATGGCAGGCGATCAAATGGACATGTTCGGCCAGCTGGATTTGTTCGGGAACTATCCCGAGCAGCCTAAAGTACCTGCCGTGCAGGCGGCTTCGCCGGACTGTTCAGCCAACGGGCTCGTGAACTTCAAGTACAACCCGCTGCTAAAAAAGAGCATCCGCTGCAAGGGCGGCGTCTTGTTTGGCCACCCCGAGGTCATGCTCCCTGCCTACATGCGGGATCCCGAGTTTACCGCTGCCCGTGAACTGGCGGCGGAGTGGGCCGAGCATGCGGTACGTCGCAAGACTCAAAAGAACAAGGCGATTATCAAGGACTTGGTGACGCGCTTTTGGACCGTGGTCGACCAGGTGCTTGTGGATCGAGGTGAAAAACCGCTCGAGAGCCGCAACCGCATCCCGCCGATTCGCCCCAAGGGCAAGTACCACGACTTGAACGATATCTTGGCTGCGGTGAACGACACCTATTTTGATGGCAGTTTGAATTGCCGAATTACCTGGAGCAACCGTGTGGGCGGACTCAGCTACCACACCACGCGCAAGGACCCGTTGACGGGCGAGGACTTTCACCTGATTAGCATTAGCAAGGGCTACGACGCGGCGAACTGCCCCAAGTACGCCGTGGCCGGGGTCGTGTACCACGAGTGCCTGCACATCGTGATCCCGGTAGAGATGCGCAATGGACGCCGCGTGGTGCATGGCCGCGTGTTCCGTCAGCGCGAACGCCGCTATATATTTTATGATGAATGGACCAAGTGGCACAAGGATGTGCTCCCCAGGAACATTCGCGCCTTGCTCAAGCACAAGGAACTGTAG
- a CDS encoding sodium-translocating pyrophosphatase, producing MASIPLYWLLVPAAALVALAMAFHFYRFMKRQPDGDRKMKAIAHFVRVGAFAYLRRQYKTVSVVFAVLFVIFVVLAFMGIQNPFVPVAFLTGGFFSGLCGFLGMKTATYASSRTANGAISSLNRGLVIAFRSGAVMGLVVVGFGLIDISAWFFLLNYIYDHNVWGFGANIAAKLSIPAWSDALVSNPAWAHAKMVEITTTMLTFGMGASLQALFARVGGGIYTKAADVGADLVGKVEAGIPEDDPRNPATIADNVGDNVGDVAGMGADLYESYCGSILSTAALGAALPMGGIKMVIAPMVVAAIGIVLSVIGIYMVRTKETADTKSLLRSLLTGTLGSSVLILIALLVLVKLDFISMGIFGSVLSGLAAGILIGQFTEYYTSDAYKPTRGIAGQAKLGPATTIIDGISVGMFSTGLPVVTIVAGIVAAFGCAGGFQNMGLGLYGVGFAAVGMLSTLGITLATDAFGPIADNAGGNAEMAGLDPKVRARTDELDMLGNTTAATGKGFAIGSAALTAMALLASYVEEVKIWIGHLAASAKGVWNVGSITFANHAADLASAVSNVPGVKLIDEGSRAISEHGDLVGMVASKADYSDFMHIFNLNLMNPMLLGGLFIGAMMAFVFCALTIKAVGRAASAMVEEVRRQFREIPGIMDGSAQPEYGRCVEISTTGAQKEMIVPSLLAVIVPVVVGLAMGVAGVFGLLAGGLAAGFSLATMLNNAGGAWDNAKKYVEKGNYGGKGSDTHKSAVVGDTVGDPFKDTAGPSLNILIKLMTMVSVVFAGVIVKFGGFV from the coding sequence ATGGCTTCTATCCCTCTCTACTGGCTGCTTGTGCCCGCAGCCGCCCTTGTCGCGCTTGCGATGGCGTTCCACTTTTATCGTTTTATGAAGCGTCAGCCCGATGGCGACCGCAAAATGAAGGCGATTGCGCATTTTGTGCGAGTGGGGGCGTTTGCCTACCTGCGAAGGCAGTACAAGACGGTATCGGTTGTCTTTGCGGTGCTATTTGTGATATTCGTGGTGCTCGCCTTTATGGGCATCCAGAACCCGTTTGTGCCGGTGGCTTTTCTCACGGGCGGTTTTTTTAGCGGACTGTGCGGTTTTTTGGGCATGAAGACCGCGACTTACGCGAGTTCACGTACGGCGAACGGGGCCATCTCGAGTTTGAACCGCGGGCTGGTCATTGCTTTTAGGAGCGGGGCGGTGATGGGCCTTGTGGTCGTGGGTTTTGGGCTCATTGATATTTCGGCGTGGTTCTTTTTGCTCAACTACATTTATGACCATAACGTATGGGGCTTTGGCGCCAATATTGCTGCCAAGCTTTCGATTCCCGCCTGGAGCGATGCGCTGGTGAGCAATCCTGCCTGGGCGCACGCGAAGATGGTGGAAATCACGACGACCATGCTCACCTTTGGCATGGGCGCCTCGTTGCAGGCGCTCTTTGCCCGTGTGGGCGGCGGCATTTATACGAAGGCGGCCGATGTGGGTGCCGACCTCGTGGGCAAAGTCGAGGCGGGAATTCCCGAAGACGACCCGCGCAACCCGGCGACCATTGCCGATAACGTGGGCGACAACGTGGGTGACGTTGCCGGCATGGGCGCGGACCTTTACGAATCCTACTGCGGGTCGATCCTCTCGACGGCGGCACTCGGTGCCGCACTCCCGATGGGGGGCATCAAGATGGTTATCGCCCCGATGGTCGTCGCGGCCATAGGCATTGTGCTCTCGGTCATTGGCATCTACATGGTGCGCACGAAGGAGACCGCCGATACCAAGTCGCTTTTGCGTTCGCTTTTGACGGGGACGCTGGGCTCCTCGGTCTTGATCCTCATTGCGCTGTTGGTGCTCGTGAAGCTCGACTTTATTTCGATGGGCATCTTTGGCTCGGTGCTTTCGGGCCTTGCTGCGGGTATACTCATTGGCCAGTTCACGGAATACTACACGTCCGATGCCTACAAGCCAACGCGCGGCATTGCGGGGCAGGCGAAACTCGGACCTGCGACCACGATTATTGACGGCATCTCGGTAGGCATGTTCTCGACTGGGCTCCCGGTGGTGACGATTGTCGCTGGCATTGTCGCGGCATTTGGTTGCGCGGGCGGTTTCCAGAACATGGGGCTTGGGCTTTATGGCGTCGGCTTTGCTGCGGTGGGCATGTTGAGTACCTTGGGCATCACCCTTGCGACGGACGCGTTCGGCCCGATTGCCGACAATGCGGGCGGTAACGCCGAGATGGCGGGGCTCGACCCGAAGGTGCGCGCCCGTACCGATGAACTCGACATGCTCGGGAACACTACGGCGGCGACCGGTAAGGGCTTTGCTATCGGTTCTGCGGCACTCACCGCCATGGCGCTTTTGGCGAGCTACGTCGAGGAAGTCAAGATTTGGATTGGGCACCTTGCCGCATCGGCGAAAGGCGTGTGGAACGTCGGGAGCATCACTTTTGCGAACCATGCTGCTGATCTTGCGAGTGCGGTATCGAACGTGCCCGGCGTGAAACTTATTGACGAGGGCTCCCGAGCCATTTCGGAACACGGCGACCTTGTTGGGATGGTTGCAAGCAAGGCGGACTACAGCGACTTCATGCACATCTTCAATTTGAACCTCATGAACCCCATGCTCTTGGGCGGGCTCTTCATTGGCGCCATGATGGCGTTCGTGTTCTGTGCGCTTACCATCAAGGCGGTGGGCCGTGCGGCATCTGCGATGGTCGAGGAAGTCCGTCGGCAGTTCCGGGAAATCCCTGGAATCATGGATGGCTCGGCTCAGCCCGAATACGGGCGCTGCGTGGAAATCTCGACGACCGGAGCCCAGAAGGAGATGATTGTCCCGTCGCTTCTTGCGGTTATTGTACCGGTGGTGGTGGGGCTCGCGATGGGTGTCGCTGGCGTGTTCGGGCTGTTGGCGGGTGGCCTTGCCGCAGGCTTCTCGCTGGCGACCATGCTCAACAACGCGGGTGGCGCCTGGGACAATGCGAAAAAGTACGTGGAGAAGGGCAACTATGGTGGCAAGGGCAGCGACACGCACAAGTCGGCGGTCGTGGGCGACACTGTGGGCGACCCCTTCAAGGATACCGCAGGACCTTCGCTCAATATCTTGATTAAACTCATGACGATGGTGAGCGTCGTGTTTGCGGGCGTCATCGTCAAGTTCGGTGGGTTTGTTTGA
- a CDS encoding cellulase family glycosylhydrolase, whose amino-acid sequence MKHSALKFLTLATALSAYAIAANITPTRVGPVSQYGQLMTGKNSQGKGQIYGSCEGVKDGAEVQVRGMSLYWSLMPEAMEFWTEEGITTMVNDMKIQLVRAAMATGAKSNEDTDWKGEWNGIQLKGYSADQTNQKNFVNTVVEAAIKNDIYVIIDWHSHYANEQTSAAKAFFSEMAQKWGQYDNVIFEVFNEPKQVDWSVVKNYANEIVAEIRKYSDNLVIVGNPSWDQNPNAAIGNEVSDSKKNIAYALHYYANSHCWEGSYGWGNGTNDACEGTKGVKAMNAGLSVFMSEWGTGNADGKGTPDQGRNESWQNYMNTHKLSWANWSASKINEGTAAFQGSSNKTSLQYTTSGNLVKGYLSSNPATYKACKTNVPVISSSSTIAIPFTMVESFNVSVQNRTLQLNSTASGITNVEVFDLLGHAKMQTEKLFSAGTNAVDLQSLPAGTYLVRVSQGSNFTQKRIQLK is encoded by the coding sequence ATGAAGCATTCCGCTTTAAAATTCCTGACCTTGGCAACAGCCCTTTCGGCGTATGCCATTGCCGCAAACATTACCCCAACCCGCGTGGGGCCCGTGAGCCAGTACGGCCAGCTGATGACCGGCAAGAACTCGCAGGGCAAGGGCCAAATCTACGGCAGCTGCGAAGGCGTCAAGGACGGCGCCGAAGTGCAGGTGCGCGGCATGAGCCTTTACTGGAGCCTTATGCCCGAAGCCATGGAATTCTGGACCGAGGAAGGCATCACCACCATGGTGAACGACATGAAAATCCAGCTCGTGCGCGCCGCCATGGCAACCGGGGCCAAATCCAACGAGGACACCGACTGGAAAGGCGAATGGAACGGTATCCAGCTCAAGGGGTACAGCGCAGACCAAACAAACCAAAAGAATTTCGTGAATACGGTGGTAGAAGCCGCCATCAAGAACGACATCTACGTGATTATCGACTGGCATTCCCATTACGCCAACGAACAGACAAGCGCCGCCAAGGCATTTTTCTCTGAAATGGCCCAAAAGTGGGGACAATACGACAACGTGATTTTCGAGGTGTTCAATGAGCCCAAGCAGGTCGACTGGAGCGTCGTCAAAAACTACGCCAACGAAATTGTCGCCGAAATCCGCAAGTATTCTGACAACCTGGTTATCGTGGGCAACCCGAGCTGGGACCAGAACCCCAATGCGGCCATCGGCAACGAAGTGAGCGACAGCAAGAAGAACATCGCCTACGCCCTCCACTACTATGCCAACTCCCACTGCTGGGAAGGCTCATACGGCTGGGGTAACGGCACCAACGACGCCTGCGAGGGCACCAAGGGCGTAAAGGCCATGAACGCGGGCCTCTCCGTATTCATGAGCGAATGGGGCACCGGCAATGCCGACGGCAAGGGAACTCCCGACCAGGGCCGCAACGAAAGCTGGCAGAACTACATGAACACACACAAGCTCTCTTGGGCAAACTGGAGCGCCTCCAAGATTAACGAAGGCACGGCGGCATTCCAGGGTTCTTCCAACAAGACCAGCCTGCAGTACACCACCTCGGGCAACCTGGTCAAGGGTTACCTGAGTTCGAACCCAGCTACTTACAAGGCATGCAAAACCAATGTCCCCGTGATTTCCTCGTCATCCACTATCGCCATCCCGTTTACCATGGTCGAAAGCTTCAACGTTTCTGTACAAAACAGGACCCTGCAGCTGAACTCCACAGCCAGCGGCATTACCAACGTCGAAGTATTCGACCTGCTTGGACACGCCAAGATGCAAACCGAAAAACTGTTTAGCGCCGGCACTAACGCAGTCGATCTGCAAAGCCTCCCCGCGGGCACCTACCTGGTGCGCGTGAGCCAGGGGTCCAATTTCACCCAAAAACGAATCCAGCTGAAATAA
- a CDS encoding GGDEF domain-containing protein translates to MLILVILMVTVWRNVVRELDKRFFFGLCFHSLLLFFLDLMWKLCDGSQFAGALTVNKVINAAYFIQTGVLGFVWLRYSYYLENGDADRGIKPVLQAIPVFVLAVLSIASIWTGWIFSVDEMNCYHRGPYLALQVVLACSFLAAVFVRTVFKALQKKNFARRGKLLAIAGLGFVPLAGEVIQIMVPGTVVFCVGVTFGLFVMFVENQNQLISLDTLTKLNNRNQLNYFLDEKINHYNANKLLMLFVLDVDQFRNVNAKFGHMQGDLALVMIAEVLRAVFGPMGHFISRSGGDEFVAVAELNDLVEAYELRTLFNKILASREAELPYKFTVSMGFAERKEGDDNIPDLFKRAELELEKVKRDKRSFR, encoded by the coding sequence GTGCTGATCTTGGTAATCCTCATGGTTACCGTTTGGCGTAATGTGGTGCGCGAACTGGACAAGCGCTTTTTCTTTGGACTCTGTTTTCACTCCCTGCTCCTGTTTTTTTTGGACTTGATGTGGAAACTTTGTGACGGCTCCCAGTTTGCAGGAGCCCTGACGGTAAACAAGGTGATTAACGCCGCCTACTTTATCCAGACGGGCGTGTTGGGCTTTGTGTGGCTTCGTTACTCGTATTATTTGGAGAACGGCGATGCGGATCGCGGAATAAAGCCTGTTTTGCAGGCTATCCCGGTGTTTGTGCTTGCGGTGTTGAGCATCGCCTCGATTTGGACCGGATGGATTTTCTCGGTAGACGAAATGAACTGTTACCATCGTGGACCGTATTTAGCGCTGCAGGTGGTTCTCGCTTGTTCTTTTTTGGCGGCTGTTTTTGTGAGGACTGTTTTCAAGGCGCTTCAAAAGAAGAACTTCGCACGCAGGGGAAAACTGTTGGCGATTGCTGGTTTGGGTTTTGTCCCCCTTGCAGGGGAAGTCATTCAGATTATGGTGCCTGGGACTGTCGTTTTTTGCGTCGGCGTGACATTTGGCCTTTTTGTGATGTTTGTCGAGAATCAGAACCAGCTGATTTCTTTGGACACACTGACCAAACTGAACAACAGGAACCAGCTCAACTATTTTTTGGATGAAAAAATCAACCACTACAATGCGAACAAACTCCTGATGCTGTTTGTGTTGGACGTGGACCAGTTCAGGAACGTTAATGCCAAGTTCGGGCACATGCAGGGCGACTTGGCGCTGGTGATGATTGCCGAGGTGCTGAGGGCGGTCTTTGGCCCCATGGGGCATTTTATTTCGAGGTCCGGCGGGGATGAATTTGTCGCAGTGGCCGAACTGAACGATCTTGTGGAGGCGTACGAACTCAGAACACTTTTCAACAAGATTCTCGCTTCGAGAGAGGCCGAATTGCCGTACAAATTTACGGTGAGTATGGGCTTTGCCGAAAGGAAGGAGGGCGACGACAACATTCCCGATCTGTTTAAGCGTGCAGAACTGGAACTGGAAAAGGTAAAGCGCGATAAACGTAGTTTTAGGTAG
- a CDS encoding diguanylate cyclase domain-containing protein — protein MFISIAVSVFLLVKVKSGVFRLVHQKLFSQVLGLVVLSSSLDFLSTALDGQQFMMADVFNGISYAFYFASSAVMSFCWLRFSGYAMNFSFWKDKKKLTLLSIPMAVSVFVSVMSLWTGWVFQLDDFNYYHRGPLYMVAVLGSYFYMALSMVLAFYKAAFKRNFADRDLYFSIASLGLLPFFAIFLRMLLGDIPTTTPGIALAMLLTFATMQARMITLDPLTRMNNRSQLNVYLTGKMDDSEDNGRLYRVSLKISKFKKICDIYGHAEGDNALCLVANVLKSICGPRGFFMSRIYRDEFVIVADLENDDAVKELCDAIRANLEKKAIGLPYKIRLDVQKSKL, from the coding sequence ATGTTTATCAGCATCGCGGTGTCGGTGTTCCTGCTGGTCAAGGTCAAGTCGGGCGTTTTCCGCCTGGTGCACCAGAAACTTTTTTCGCAAGTGTTAGGGCTTGTCGTGTTGTCTTCAAGCCTGGACTTTTTATCGACTGCCTTGGATGGCCAGCAGTTTATGATGGCAGATGTGTTCAATGGGATTTCGTACGCGTTCTATTTTGCGTCTTCCGCGGTAATGTCTTTTTGCTGGCTGCGTTTTTCGGGATACGCAATGAATTTCTCGTTCTGGAAAGACAAAAAGAAACTGACTTTGCTATCGATTCCCATGGCGGTCTCGGTTTTTGTGAGCGTGATGTCATTGTGGACCGGTTGGGTGTTCCAGCTGGATGATTTCAACTATTATCACAGGGGCCCGCTTTACATGGTCGCTGTACTGGGAAGTTATTTCTATATGGCGCTGAGCATGGTCCTTGCTTTTTACAAGGCCGCCTTTAAACGGAATTTTGCCGACCGGGACTTGTACTTCTCTATTGCATCCCTGGGACTTTTGCCGTTCTTTGCGATTTTTTTGCGTATGCTTTTGGGGGACATCCCTACGACGACGCCCGGCATTGCGCTTGCCATGTTGTTGACGTTTGCGACAATGCAGGCGAGAATGATTACCTTGGATCCGCTGACCCGCATGAACAATAGAAGCCAGTTGAATGTGTATTTGACTGGTAAAATGGACGACAGTGAAGATAATGGACGGCTGTACCGGGTTTCGCTGAAAATAAGCAAGTTCAAGAAAATCTGTGACATCTATGGCCATGCGGAAGGCGACAATGCGCTTTGCCTGGTGGCAAACGTGTTGAAATCCATTTGCGGACCGCGCGGCTTCTTTATGTCTCGCATTTACAGGGATGAATTTGTTATTGTGGCAGATCTTGAAAATGACGATGCCGTAAAAGAATTGTGCGATGCGATTCGTGCCAATCTCGAAAAGAAGGCGATAGGCTTGCCGTACAAGATCCGTTTGGACGTTCAAAAATCAAAACTGTAG
- the ilvD gene encoding dihydroxy-acid dehydratase — translation MPKLRSLKTMEGREMAGARALWHATGTKVEDFGKPVICVVNSYTQFVPGHVHLKDLGQVVARAIEAAGGVAKEMNTIAVDDGIAMGHDGMLYSLPSRDLIADSTEYMANAHRADALVCISNCDKVTPGMLMAAMRLNIPAIFVSGGPMEAGHVTTKDGKDRALDLIDAMIDSADNTISDEEVAAIEANSCPTCGSCSGMFTANSMNSLTEALGLSLPGNGTIVATHAERKKLFEAAGKRIVELCHQYYDLNDDSILPRSIATKDAFENAMRLDIAMGGSSNTVLHLLAVAQEAGVDFTMKDIDRLSRNTPCICKVAPTVHNIHVENVNRAGGIMGILGELDRMGLIHKDAKTVHAKTMGEALEVNDLKRNPSEEAKQRYLAGPGRKYNLVAFSQNFMYPDHDLDRATGAIRDGEHAYTKDGGLAVLYGNLAVDGCIVKTAGVDESIFKFTGPAVVFESQEDAVKGILDPNVVKAGDVVVIRYEGPKGGPGMQEMLYPTSYLKSRHLGKSCALLTDGRFSGGTSGLSIGHASPEAANKGNIGLVHTGDVIEIDIPNRSINVQLTDDELAERRKEMEARGAKAWQPEHRDRVVSKALQAYAAMASSADKGAVRDLSLIGVK, via the coding sequence ATGCCGAAACTTCGTTCGCTCAAGACTATGGAAGGCCGTGAAATGGCCGGTGCACGCGCCCTGTGGCACGCAACTGGAACCAAGGTGGAAGACTTTGGCAAGCCCGTCATCTGCGTGGTGAACAGCTATACCCAGTTTGTTCCGGGCCACGTTCACCTGAAGGACTTGGGCCAGGTGGTCGCCCGCGCGATTGAAGCCGCCGGCGGTGTCGCGAAGGAAATGAACACCATCGCGGTCGATGACGGTATCGCCATGGGCCACGACGGCATGCTCTACAGCCTCCCGAGCCGCGACCTGATTGCGGACTCCACCGAATACATGGCCAACGCCCACCGCGCCGACGCCCTCGTCTGCATCTCCAACTGCGACAAGGTGACTCCGGGTATGCTTATGGCCGCCATGCGCCTCAACATTCCGGCAATTTTCGTGAGCGGCGGCCCGATGGAAGCTGGCCACGTGACCACGAAGGACGGCAAGGATCGCGCCCTTGACCTGATTGACGCCATGATCGATTCCGCCGACAACACCATCAGCGACGAAGAAGTGGCCGCCATCGAAGCGAACTCCTGCCCCACTTGCGGTTCCTGCTCCGGCATGTTCACCGCAAACTCCATGAACTCCCTGACCGAAGCCCTCGGCCTTAGCCTCCCGGGCAACGGCACCATCGTGGCGACCCACGCCGAACGCAAGAAACTCTTTGAAGCTGCCGGTAAGCGCATCGTGGAACTCTGCCACCAGTATTACGATTTGAACGACGACAGCATCCTCCCGCGTAGCATCGCCACGAAGGACGCCTTCGAGAACGCCATGCGCCTCGACATTGCCATGGGCGGCTCCTCCAACACCGTGCTCCACTTGCTCGCCGTGGCCCAGGAAGCGGGCGTCGACTTCACCATGAAGGACATCGACCGCCTTTCCCGCAACACGCCGTGCATCTGCAAGGTGGCCCCGACCGTCCACAACATCCACGTGGAAAACGTGAACCGCGCCGGTGGCATCATGGGCATCCTCGGTGAACTGGACCGCATGGGCCTCATCCACAAGGATGCAAAGACCGTTCATGCCAAGACCATGGGCGAAGCCCTCGAAGTGAACGACCTCAAGCGCAACCCCAGCGAAGAAGCCAAGCAGCGCTATCTCGCAGGCCCGGGCCGCAAGTACAACCTGGTCGCATTCTCGCAGAATTTCATGTACCCCGACCACGACCTCGACCGTGCCACGGGCGCAATCCGCGACGGCGAACACGCCTATACCAAGGACGGCGGCCTCGCTGTTCTGTACGGTAACCTCGCCGTGGACGGCTGCATCGTGAAGACCGCCGGCGTCGATGAATCCATCTTCAAGTTCACCGGCCCCGCCGTGGTGTTCGAAAGCCAGGAAGATGCCGTGAAGGGCATTCTCGACCCGAACGTGGTGAAGGCTGGCGACGTGGTCGTCATCCGCTACGAAGGCCCGAAGGGCGGCCCCGGCATGCAGGAAATGCTCTACCCGACCTCTTACCTCAAGAGCCGTCACCTCGGCAAGTCCTGCGCCCTCCTCACCGACGGACGCTTCTCCGGCGGTACGAGCGGTCTCTCCATCGGCCACGCTTCTCCGGAAGCCGCCAACAAGGGAAACATCGGCCTCGTGCACACGGGCGACGTCATCGAAATCGACATCCCGAACCGCAGCATCAACGTGCAGCTCACCGACGACGAACTCGCCGAACGCCGCAAGGAAATGGAAGCCCGCGGCGCGAAGGCTTGGCAGCCGGAACACCGCGACCGCGTTGTCAGCAAGGCCTTGCAGGCATACGCCGCCATGGCATCCAGCGCAGATAAAGGAGCTGTTAGAGACTTGTCTCTGATTGGTGTGAAGTAA